Genomic segment of Candidatus Margulisiibacteriota bacterium:
ATTATGCTCAAAATGACCTGATTTATTACAAAGGCACTGATGTTACCGGTCTGTCTTTTGTATGGCCCAATCTGTCTTATAACAAGCTTATGTACTCGTCGAGTCAGGGAAATTTTACTGACCATATGCTGGCCCTCTCCATGGGATCAAGGCAATTTAGTCTGGGTTATGGCAATGGATGGTACGACGGATTAAATTATTTGAATCGCATCAATTACCAGTCTTACGGACTTATGTGGCGTTTTACTCCCAACATATCTATGGGTTGGACCGGGAAATATTCGACTGTCGATAACGACCAGTATATGGAATTAGCTTATCGTCCTTTTGCGGATGACCGTGTAACAGCTTATCTGGACATGTCCAGATATAACAGTATTCAGACAACCAGCAGTATAGGAATAGTTTATAAACCTCTTCCGAACATGTCACTTTTTGCCAAAATAGATAATGAAGGTCAATACACTTTGGGATTTGGTTATCAGCTTGGCAATCTTTTATTCTGGACTTCACCTGCCGGATGGGGGCTGCGCAACGGTGAAGCACCGGAAATCCACAAAGCCGGTATGCTTTCTCAAAAAAAATTTGTAAAAATTGATTTAACTTCAACAATTGAATATCAACCGAGTGTAATTTTCAGCCAAAATCAGGATTTGCTGTCACTGCTTGATAATATCCATCAAACGGCTCTTGATCAGGGTGTTTATGGAATAGCTGTAAATCTTGGCAGTAATGACATGTCGCCTGCGTTTACTTATGAAATCTATAAAGAATTAAAATTATGCAAACAAAATGGCAAAAAAATTGTGATCTTCATTGAAGACACGGAAATGTTTAATTATTTGATCGCCTCTTTGGGTGACACTATAATTATCGACCCGCTGGCAACCCTAACTCTTTCAGGATTTATATCCGGAAAAACTTATTTAAAGGGATTGCTGGCCAAGCTGGGTATTGGTTATGAAGAGTGGAGATTTTTTAAATATAAATCAGCCTATGAAACCCTGACCAGAGAAAATATGTCTATGGCAGATAAAGAACAAGAACAAGCCATTGTGCAGGGACTATATTATTACTGGAAAACAGAAGTCGCAAAAAATCGCAATATATCCGGTAATATTCTGGACCAGATCATACATGAGGAAGTTATGCTTTCGGCAAAAACCGCTAAAGAGTATAAACTGGTTGATCTTGCTGGACGCTGGACCGATGTTGATGATATTTTAAAAGTAATTGAAAACAAGGATGCAGACTATATGGAGCCAAGCTCCTACTGGTCGGCAAATCTTCCTCAACCCCGTAATTATTGGGAAGATAAACCAAAAATTGCCTTAATTTATGCTGTAGGTATTTGTGACCTGGATTCCGGTATAAATGCTCATGATTTATCTGTTCAGCTAAAAGAATATATCAAAGATGATTCTATCAAAGCCATTGTTATCAGGGTGGATTCCCCCGGAGGATCGGCTATGGCAGCCGATATGGTAGCGCAAGAGGTGAAAACCTGTACGGAAAATAAACCAATTATAGTCTCACAGGGTGATGTTGCTGCGTCCGGCGGCTATTGGTTATCTATGTACGGCAAAAGAATCTTCACCACTCCTTTTACCATTGCAGGATCAATAGGTGTAATCGGCGGATGGGCTTATAATAATGGTCTCAAACAAAAGCTCGGCTTGTCTACCGATTATGTCGCCGAAGGAAAACATGCAGACCTGGGTTTTGGCATGTGGATCCCGCTTCTTGGCTCTTTACCTGACCGTAATTTGGATAAAGATGAAAAATTAATAATAAAAAAATCAATTCTCGCTGATTATGACACTTTTGTAACCAAAGTAGCCGAAGGACGTAATTTAAATAAAAAGGATGTGGAAAGCATTGCTCAGGGTAGAGTTTGGCTTGGTTACAAAACAGTTAAACTGCGTTTGGCGGATGAAACTGGAGATTTGATAGATGCTCTGAATTATGCCAAAAAAATGGCAAAAATACCTGAACAGACCCTGGTTGAATTAGTTGAATATCCTAACCGGCCATTTATAAATTTTGAACAACTTTTGGCAACTCATCATTCCTTTGTAAAAACAGCTGATGTTAAAATTTATGAGGATTTCCGCTATCGCCTGAAACATAGTGGCCGCACATTGGTTATGCTGCCATTTGAATACTATCCATATAAAATTACCGATCATTTTTCCGGAAAATAATTAATCATTTAATCAGTAGTTCTTTCTCTTTTCCTTACTGATTTGTATTCAATCTCACAAATTAACATACCAGATATTTTCATTGCAACATTTAGTCAATCCGTTCGATAAGAGAGAGTGATAAAAATAGTCTTCAAAAAAATTAGGAGGTGCACAGGGGTTCAGACTTGGAATCAGGGTAAACTTTCACAATTCAATTAGAAGGAGTCAACGTAATGAAAAAAATTATAGCTTTAAACAAATGGGTTTATTACTTTGCAGAAGAAGGTTCAGAAGGCCGAGCATCCGATAAAAATCTTCTCGGAGGTAAAGGTGCTAATCTTGCTGAAATGGGATATTTGGGATTACCGATACCACCCGGTTTTACTATAACCACAGAGGTTTGTACCGAATACTTTAAAAATGATGGTGCATATCCAGCAGGTATGATGGAACAGGTTAAAGCCAACTTACAGCGCCTTGAACAACAAATAGGCAAAAATTTCGGCGATATAAATGATCCCCTGCTGGTCTCAGTAAGATCAGGTGCCAGAAAATCCATGCCAGGCATGATGGATACCGTTTTGAACGTTGGTCTTACATCTAAAACCATTAAGGGTTTAATAGATAAAACCGGCAACCCCCGTTTTGCCTGGGATTGCTATAGAAGGCTTATTATGATGTATGCTGATGTAGTCATGGAAAAAGCCGCCGGTATTGAGCCTGAAGAAGGCAAAAGCATACGCCAGTTGCTGGAAGAAAAAATGGATGAAGTAAAGCATGCCAAAGGTGTAAAAAATGATACGGAACTTGATGCAGACGATTGGGAAAAATTAGCTAGTGATTTTAAAGAGATCATTCTTAAAACATTAAACAAACCCTTCCCCGATGATCCTATGGAACAGCTGTACGGAGCTATCGGTGCTGTATTTCAATCCTGGAATGGAAAAAGAGCTGTCTCTTATAGAAAAATTGAAGGAATACCGCATGATTGGGGTACTGCTGTAAATGTACAAGCCATGGTTTTTGGAAATATGGGCACTAACTCTGCAACAGGTGTTGCTTTTACAAGAAATCCGGGCGATGGAGAAAATAGATATCTTGGTGAATGGCTGCCGGATGCACAGGGCGAAGATGTTGTTGCCGGAATCCGTACGCCAAACCCAATAAGTGAATATATGAGGTCCAAGTCTGGTTCACAACTACCAAGCTTAGAAGCAGCGATGCCAAAAATTTATAGAGATTTACGTAAAATAAAAACTGTCCTGGAAGAACATTTCGGCAATATGCAGGATATAGAGTTTACTATACAGGACGGCAAGCTATATATGTTGCAGACCAGAGACGGCAAGAGAAACGGCCCTGCTGCAATAAAAATTGCTATTGATATGTTTAGCGAAAATTTAATCCCCATTTCAGAAGCCTTAATGCGTGTAACTACTGATCAGTTAGACGAATTATTGCATGATATGGTTGACCCGGAAGCTGAAAAAACAGCTACAATAATCGGTAAAGGTTTGGCGGCAGGTCCTGGCGGCGCTACGGGTATAATCGTATTTACTGCAGATGAAGCTGAAGCAATGGCTAAGGCAGGACACAAGGTTATTCTGGTGAGAGAAGAAACCTCTCCCGAAGACGTACATGGCATGAAACCGGCTCAAGGCATCCTGACAGCCAGGGGCGGTATGACCAGCCATGCGGCTCTGGTTGCCAGAGGCTGGGGCAAATGCTGTATTGTTGGTTGTGGAGATATTCAAATCAATTTAGATACCAGACAAATGACTGTAAAATCCGGTGATAAAACCCTGACTTTTAAACAGGGTGACTGGATAACGCTTAACGGTACAAAGGGTATTGTTTACGCTGATCAGTTAAATATGATAAAGCCCAATCTTGAAGAAAACGACACTTTCAGATTTTTCCTGTCTTTAACCAACACCATTCGCAGACTGGGAATAAGAACAAATGCAGATACACCTGCAGATGTTAGAAGAGCAATCGGATTTGGAGCTGAAGGTATCGGTCTGTTCAGAGTAGAACATACAGTATATAACGAACTGAAACCAATGGTTTTGCTTGCTATGCAAAAACTGATACTTTCTGATGATCCTGAAGAAAAAGAAGCGGCTTTAAAAGAATTCGGTAAATATCTGAAAGAAGATGTTTCGGATACATTAAGAGTTCTTAACGGTTTACCTTTAACAATTCGTTTAATGGACCCTCCGCTGCATGAATTTTTGCCTATCAGTGAAAAAAATGTCCAGATGCTGGAGAAAGCTATGGATATTTCCAGAAAGCAAATAGATAAAAAACGAGCTGAATTACATGAACAAAATCCAATGATGGGTAACAGGGGTGTTCGTTTAGGTATTATGCAACCGGAGATTACAAAAATGCAGTGTCTGTCCATTTTTGAAGCAGCAGCTGAACTACAGCTGAAAGGAATTAAAACCAGACCGGAAGTCATGGTCCCATTAATAGTGGATGCCAACGAATTTATTCATCAGGCAAAAATTATCAGAGAGGTTGCGGCAGAAGTTGAGGCCAGATACGGTTTAAAACTGGATTATCTGGTAGGTACAATGATCGAAACACCAAGAGCCGCGATAACCGCCGGCGTTATTGCCAAGTATGTTGACTTCATGTCTTTTGGCACTAATGACCTTACTCAGATGACCTATGGTTTTTCCAGAGACGATGTTGCGCCTATTGTTTTGAAATATATTCAAGACGGCATTTTAAAATTTGATCCATTCCAGTCTATTGACGAGGATGGCGTAGGCGTTCTTATTAAATGGACTGTAGATCAAGCACGGGCAACCAATCCAAATATTAAAATAGGAATATGCGGTGAACAGGGCGGCGATCCTCAGAGTATCGCATTCTTGAATAGTGTTGGGCTGGATTATGTAAGTATGTCGCCTTTTAGAGTACCAATAGCCAGATTGGCAGCGGCTCAGTCAGAGATCGCAAGGCAGGAAGCAGTTGCTGCAGAATTAGAAGCTGCGGGTAACTAGTTATTAACAGCTGGCTCTCTGCTTTTGTCAGCAGGGAGTCAGCTTAGTAATAATTAACAGGAGGTAATTAAATGGTAAAATATAAAATTTGCGGGGTTCAGGTTGAACAAATAACAAATCTTGGTATAAAACATCTTCAATTTTTTCCACCAAAAGTAAATTTGCAAAAACTTTCAGATGGATATGAGCAGGTTGCACTGTGCATAAGACTGAAGGCATGGGATAGTTTTGTAGAATTAAAAGTAGTTCCTCCCAAAGGAACCTCTGATGGTTTCCACGAAGCACTTGATTCCAATGATAAACAAATTGCCATAAAAAATACAGAAATTCTCTGGAATAAAGTTATTCTGGAGCTTCAAAATAATACCGAGAGAGGTATTGATATCCTTAAAACTCCTGAGGCACTTTGTGAATATGTAGACAATATCGGCGGCTGGAGAGAATTTGGCGCACAGGCCGCTCTCGCAGTAAGAGAAATGATATTCAAGGTAAGTGCTGTTTATCAGCTGGAAAGTCTGGAAAAAGTTAAACATGACACTTACAAACGACATGGCGGATTAAACGAAATGGCTTTTGTGCCGCCGCAAAGTGTTATGCTTTCTGCCGGCAAACACGGCAATGGAATTAAAGAACTTGAAACGAAAAATCCCTGGGACGTCTCTGTAAGTAAAACGATCAAAGGACTGCCCTGGCAGGAATGGATGATACAGATCCCAGCTGCTAAAACACCTCAAATGCTTGAAGAAGCATTGTCTAAATTTCATAGTCTGCTTTACAAAATGCTGGCTGAAAAAAATGATCCTGTACAAAAACTCTCAAAAGAAGGCGGCATGACAGTTAACAATACCCGTACACCTTTTGAGATAATATCGCTGTATAAAGAAGCTGTTAAACTTCTGGGCAGAGCGCTAGGAAGCAACCTTGAGCTTGGGAAGCATATAACCCTTGCTATTGACGGAGCCTGTACCGAAACATACTTCCCTGAAAAATATGTATACTCTGTTTATCATATTAATCCTCTTATGAAAATTCTAGGCAATAATGAGAAGATCGAGATCGATGAAACGAACAAGGTATTAAAATTAAACCGTGAACAGCAGTATAGGTACACTGAACACGTAAAGGAATCCAAAGGCTATGTTTTTGATTACCATACAGAAGGACGTTACCATATTGTATTGTCTGATATTGAAACCGCAGGGTTTAAGCAATTTTTATCAGTTTCAGCACGCCCGCTTGCCGAATCGAAAGGATTAAACATTAATGATGCAGAACTGGAATTACAAGAAATAGCTGATGATGAAATTAATAAAGATGGCTATAAAAAATTCGCCCTGACTTCTGCACAACAGGCACTCTTGATGCGTCATATTATTGATCTTACCAATGAAAACGGAGTTGTCTTCTCTTCTATTGAAGATTTGATGTCAGAAGATGATTGGTATGGCTGGTCTGTTGCATCCATGCTTCTAAGTGATGTACAACTGGTCGGAGACGACTGGTGGGTCACTAATCCTGCCAGAATGGTCAGGGCCTATCGTATGGGTATTTTTAACGCAGTCCCGCTGATCAAAGAAAATCAGGTTGCTGATCCTTTCAAATCTATTCTTATGATAGCTTTATCAGAAAACGTGCAATACCTGATAAAAAATGGTGAACAGAATTTTGTCAGCACAACTGTTAACAAGTCTGAATACGCAGACTGCAACTCTCTCCCGGTTATTAAACAACTGATCGCAGAGCTTCATGAAAAAGTTAAGGAGATCGGTCTGCCAGAAGAGGCTGTGGTTGCAGCAGTTGTTTCTCACCGTTCAAAATCTTTCGGCCCGGATGTGGATGTAACCTTGGGACTGGCTACTTCCAGTACTCAGAAAATCGGAGCTTTTGGTGATCCTATGGCAATACTGGAATGGAACGCGAATATTCAACCGAACGTCGCCAGCCTTTTTACCAGATTACTGAAATATAGATATAACAGGCAAGCAGTGGAAAGCGGCTGGGTTAAATTTATCCCGGGACTCGTTCCCGGTTCAAGTTATAGTAATCAGGAAAAGCAAGGACGCGGCATTTAATATTATTTTTATCAAATACTCTGAACCCGAATCCACAACCAGTTCGGGTTTAGAGTATGTTCCTTAATTCCCGGAAAATAACTTTCACATTATATTCCTCTGATTGAATCAGCATACAAATGATCCATTTTCAAAATATGGTTTAACCACCAGTCTTTGAGAAAATGCAGTATGTCAATTTGCAGGTCTGTAGACCCCACTCTGAGCTGCTCCTTTACTTCCAGCGACTTGTACCGCATTTGTTGATGCGCAGCTCTGTGGACCTCATAATCTTTATATTTGATTCTCTCCAGAATTTTTTCTTCATCGTTCAAGTGTCCCAGAGAATAGTCGATCATAGCATCAATTATCCTGTTTAGTGAAACATTTTCACCCGCCGAAACAGTCTGAAAAAGTTCATTTAAAAGTTCTAGAATTTTTTGATGCTGGCTATCAAGCAATTGGTTGTTTACGCTGTAGGAAGGGTCCCAGATAATATAACTCTTGCTCATACTAATCCCCTTTCCTGATCAATAATTTTTATTATACTTTGTGTAAATGAAACAAGCCAGCTAATAGCCTAAACATTGTAAAAAACAGAAGGGCCAACCAACTGTTAATCTGGTCAGCCCCAATGTTTATATATGAAGTCTATCGATTAATATCTTCTGGAATTCCAGGTGTATGACACACGGCTCGGCGCAGCCTTGGCTACAGCGTTATAATCAAACCCCTGCAGCACTCTGCATTTAAGCTCGGCTCCCACGTTGCGTTCCAGAGTATGCACAATACCTCTTTCGTCTCTGGTCATGAAGGTAAAAGCTTCTCCTTTTCGGGTAGCCCTTCCTGTACGTCCTATCCGGTGAGTATATGCTTCAGTTGTCGCCGGTATATCAAAGTTAATCACATGAGATATCTGCGAAACATCAATACCTCGAGCGGCAATATCTGTCGCAACCATTATCTGGTATTGTCCTTTGCGAAATCCCTCCAGAGCTGACTGCCTCTGATGTTGAGAAAGATTTCCCTGTAAGGATATTGCCTTGTAGCCACTTCTCTGCAGCTTCTGCCCTAAAATTTTTGCCCTTTGTTTTGTACGGGTAAAAATAAGTATGGACTGCGCCGGCGTACTTTTAAGAATTTCCAGCAGAAGTAATGTCTTCAGATGCTGCTCAACCGGAAATACCACATGGGAAATACTGTCCAGCGGAACAGTATGATCTACCTCAATTGTGATAGGATTTTTTAAAACATCTCTTGCGAGACGTTGAATATCCGATGGCATCGTAGCTGAAAACATTAATGTCTGTCTGTTTACCGGCACGTAGCGTAAAATTCTTCTGAGGTCCGGCAAAAAACCCATATCAAACATATGATCAGCTTCGTCCAGAACCAGCGTTTCCACGTCTGACAAATCCACATATCTTTGTTCCAGATGGTCCAGCAGCCTCCCCGGACATGCTACCAGAATATCTACCCCCTTTTTTAAAGCGGCTATCTGCTGATAACTGCTTACTCCTCCATATACTGCCAGACTTCGCAACTGCAGGTTTTTTGCAAAAACCTTAATAGCAGTATTAATCTGCTCAGCCAGTTCTCTGGTGGGCACTATAATAAGTGCCCTTATATAACCCCTGTTGCCGTCCAAAAGACGCTGTAGTATCGGCAGTACAAATGCTGCTGTCTTGCCTGTTCCTGTCTGGGCCAGCCCCATGACATCCCTTCCCTCCAGCACAAGCGGAATAGCTTTCTCTTGTATTGGGGTCGGTTCTTTGTATTCCATGGCCTCTATCTGGGCCATGATACCTTGTGTAAAATTAAACTCTCTAAAACTCATTTTTTCTCCTTTTTCTATTTTGTAATTCCGAGCTTTTTGCTCAAAATCCTAATGCCAAATCAATAATTTTATTGATTTGGTGTTTTTGATAATGCTGCTGATAAAGCAATTAGTTTAACAGGGGAACTAATTTTCATTAGTTGTGGAACTTAGGGTGATAACTTGGGGGAGAGAGATCAGTAAAGGTCCAACAATTTTTTATATTTCAACAGTCATATTTAACTGCTACAGTATGAGGCACCTTGTCTGAGATGTCAACTGAATATATTCAGTCGTGCATGCTGAGTCTATTTTTTCATGAAAACTGATGTATACTTTATAGCAGGATCAAAAAACAAACCGGATAAAAAACTGGAGTTGGCAGTGATAAGATTTTTTATCGGTCTTTTTTTAATTATCAGCACAATTCTTTGTGTTCTGCTTCTGGAAGGCGCCAACCTCTCGGCATATTTAGCCCCCACTGCTCTAGTTGTTGTTGTACTGATAACCTTCTTCGCTTCTCTTTGCGTCTGGAATGTATCCGAATTAAATTCCGCCTGGAAAGATGCTTTCAATCCGGAGGATTCTACCAGTCTTTATAAATCCACAAGGATACTGGATTTCTTTGAAAAATTATTTTATTTCAGCGGTATACTTTGCACAATACTGGGTATTGTATTTATTCTTTCTCAACTTCAAAGTTTCAGCAAAATGGGAGTTGGTCTCGCTTTCAGCATGCTCGGCATTTTATACGGAACTTTCCTTGGTATAGTCACCAGGATTCTTCGTGCAAAAATTGAAAACAAGAAGAAATAACTTCCCTTACTTGCACGCTGCCTATTCAAATGATAGGCAGTTGTCTGTACAATAGAGAAATGAAGGTCATCTCTATTATCAGTAATGTGCTTG
This window contains:
- the sppA gene encoding signal peptide peptidase SppA; translated protein: MKKLLVAIILFSLSMASIPDYRSINKFNLGSPGSFEAGLGGFDNPALLSNYAQNDLIYYKGTDVTGLSFVWPNLSYNKLMYSSSQGNFTDHMLALSMGSRQFSLGYGNGWYDGLNYLNRINYQSYGLMWRFTPNISMGWTGKYSTVDNDQYMELAYRPFADDRVTAYLDMSRYNSIQTTSSIGIVYKPLPNMSLFAKIDNEGQYTLGFGYQLGNLLFWTSPAGWGLRNGEAPEIHKAGMLSQKKFVKIDLTSTIEYQPSVIFSQNQDLLSLLDNIHQTALDQGVYGIAVNLGSNDMSPAFTYEIYKELKLCKQNGKKIVIFIEDTEMFNYLIASLGDTIIIDPLATLTLSGFISGKTYLKGLLAKLGIGYEEWRFFKYKSAYETLTRENMSMADKEQEQAIVQGLYYYWKTEVAKNRNISGNILDQIIHEEVMLSAKTAKEYKLVDLAGRWTDVDDILKVIENKDADYMEPSSYWSANLPQPRNYWEDKPKIALIYAVGICDLDSGINAHDLSVQLKEYIKDDSIKAIVIRVDSPGGSAMAADMVAQEVKTCTENKPIIVSQGDVAASGGYWLSMYGKRIFTTPFTIAGSIGVIGGWAYNNGLKQKLGLSTDYVAEGKHADLGFGMWIPLLGSLPDRNLDKDEKLIIKKSILADYDTFVTKVAEGRNLNKKDVESIAQGRVWLGYKTVKLRLADETGDLIDALNYAKKMAKIPEQTLVELVEYPNRPFINFEQLLATHHSFVKTADVKIYEDFRYRLKHSGRTLVMLPFEYYPYKITDHFSGK
- the ppdK gene encoding pyruvate, phosphate dikinase, with product MKKIIALNKWVYYFAEEGSEGRASDKNLLGGKGANLAEMGYLGLPIPPGFTITTEVCTEYFKNDGAYPAGMMEQVKANLQRLEQQIGKNFGDINDPLLVSVRSGARKSMPGMMDTVLNVGLTSKTIKGLIDKTGNPRFAWDCYRRLIMMYADVVMEKAAGIEPEEGKSIRQLLEEKMDEVKHAKGVKNDTELDADDWEKLASDFKEIILKTLNKPFPDDPMEQLYGAIGAVFQSWNGKRAVSYRKIEGIPHDWGTAVNVQAMVFGNMGTNSATGVAFTRNPGDGENRYLGEWLPDAQGEDVVAGIRTPNPISEYMRSKSGSQLPSLEAAMPKIYRDLRKIKTVLEEHFGNMQDIEFTIQDGKLYMLQTRDGKRNGPAAIKIAIDMFSENLIPISEALMRVTTDQLDELLHDMVDPEAEKTATIIGKGLAAGPGGATGIIVFTADEAEAMAKAGHKVILVREETSPEDVHGMKPAQGILTARGGMTSHAALVARGWGKCCIVGCGDIQINLDTRQMTVKSGDKTLTFKQGDWITLNGTKGIVYADQLNMIKPNLEENDTFRFFLSLTNTIRRLGIRTNADTPADVRRAIGFGAEGIGLFRVEHTVYNELKPMVLLAMQKLILSDDPEEKEAALKEFGKYLKEDVSDTLRVLNGLPLTIRLMDPPLHEFLPISEKNVQMLEKAMDISRKQIDKKRAELHEQNPMMGNRGVRLGIMQPEITKMQCLSIFEAAAELQLKGIKTRPEVMVPLIVDANEFIHQAKIIREVAAEVEARYGLKLDYLVGTMIETPRAAITAGVIAKYVDFMSFGTNDLTQMTYGFSRDDVAPIVLKYIQDGILKFDPFQSIDEDGVGVLIKWTVDQARATNPNIKIGICGEQGGDPQSIAFLNSVGLDYVSMSPFRVPIARLAAAQSEIARQEAVAAELEAAGN
- a CDS encoding bacteriohemerythrin; translation: MSKSYIIWDPSYSVNNQLLDSQHQKILELLNELFQTVSAGENVSLNRIIDAMIDYSLGHLNDEEKILERIKYKDYEVHRAAHQQMRYKSLEVKEQLRVGSTDLQIDILHFLKDWWLNHILKMDHLYADSIRGI
- a CDS encoding DEAD/DEAH box helicase → MSFREFNFTQGIMAQIEAMEYKEPTPIQEKAIPLVLEGRDVMGLAQTGTGKTAAFVLPILQRLLDGNRGYIRALIIVPTRELAEQINTAIKVFAKNLQLRSLAVYGGVSSYQQIAALKKGVDILVACPGRLLDHLEQRYVDLSDVETLVLDEADHMFDMGFLPDLRRILRYVPVNRQTLMFSATMPSDIQRLARDVLKNPITIEVDHTVPLDSISHVVFPVEQHLKTLLLLEILKSTPAQSILIFTRTKQRAKILGQKLQRSGYKAISLQGNLSQHQRQSALEGFRKGQYQIMVATDIAARGIDVSQISHVINFDIPATTEAYTHRIGRTGRATRKGEAFTFMTRDERGIVHTLERNVGAELKCRVLQGFDYNAVAKAAPSRVSYTWNSRRY